A DNA window from Candidatus Zixiibacteriota bacterium contains the following coding sequences:
- a CDS encoding VanZ family protein: MSKKKIPYTWIAFAYAVLILIVSSIPDLSPPQLGFEYQDKLYHFVEYGIFSVLLFFTLLNSQKDFLRKNVLLISLLIGASFAILDELHQKFIPGRQADVLDFTADFVGVALIQICFWVYHRKRLVKPG; the protein is encoded by the coding sequence GTGTCAAAGAAAAAAATCCCTTATACCTGGATAGCTTTCGCCTATGCTGTTCTCATTTTAATTGTCTCTTCTATCCCAGATCTCTCACCCCCTCAATTAGGCTTTGAATATCAGGATAAGCTTTACCATTTTGTAGAGTACGGGATATTTTCAGTTCTTTTATTTTTTACTTTGCTCAATTCTCAGAAAGATTTTCTAAGGAAAAATGTTCTGCTGATTTCACTTTTAATCGGGGCATCTTTTGCAATTTTAGATGAGCTTCATCAGAAATTCATTCCGGGCAGACAGGCCGACGTCTTAGATTTCACGGCTGATTTTGTGGGTGTGGCATTGATCCAGATATGCTTCTGGGTTTATCACAGGAAAAGATTAGTTAAACCTGGTTGA